One genomic segment of Deinococcus depolymerans includes these proteins:
- a CDS encoding tetratricopeptide repeat protein, translating into MTQRSIPFPWPVAFLAAAILILPARQAVTDLRAGELITRAQAEQNRLEFDASLNAVRQAAALNPRDARVQERLAEGARSLWYFRGTDALKTEAETAFATAKRLSPSWPKPHYEHARMYAFRQDYARGLTLLQGAIDRDPNNAAYWLERARYLELSGQTAQARGAYDRCLTLNRNVGECRDGLRALEGRP; encoded by the coding sequence TTGACCCAGCGCAGCATTCCCTTCCCCTGGCCGGTCGCGTTCCTCGCGGCCGCCATCCTGATCCTCCCGGCCCGGCAGGCCGTCACGGACCTGCGGGCCGGTGAACTCATCACGCGCGCCCAGGCCGAACAGAACCGCCTGGAATTCGACGCCAGCCTGAACGCCGTCCGGCAGGCCGCCGCCCTGAACCCCCGCGACGCCCGCGTGCAGGAACGCCTCGCGGAAGGCGCACGCAGCCTCTGGTACTTCCGCGGCACCGACGCGCTGAAAACCGAGGCGGAAACCGCGTTCGCCACCGCCAAACGCCTGAGCCCCAGCTGGCCCAAACCGCACTACGAGCACGCCCGCATGTACGCCTTCCGGCAGGACTACGCCCGCGGCCTGACCCTGCTGCAGGGCGCCATCGACCGCGACCCGAACAACGCCGCGTACTGGCTGGAACGCGCCCGCTACCTCGAACTGTCCGGACAGACCGCCCAGGCCAGGGGCGCCTACGACCGCTGCCTGACCCTGAACCGCAACGTCGGGGAATGCCGCGACGGCCTCAGGGCGCTGGAAGGCCGCCCATGA
- a CDS encoding P-loop NTPase → MTLNPDAPNRNSDDIDLLQVLETLRRAWVPLAVTPVALAAGTFLLSSRQAPTFESGTSLMSSMPDTSNDTLKGASVTASQLPQGAVDEVIHSRASVTRILDIIGKSDLPAPIKAKIGSDLSNELANDRYARVTVKARLDQQQRGVYDLKASAESPEAARVLANAAASALLAWDVERARSGVARARENLQRQLDNLNARLGALTPGSLEAQSLVAARGQLLLNLSQATVFEEGASGNLTLLSEANAPRRPVSPKPLRNAALVFLLSLFAGAGVALLVDALRRRVRNASDLLQLGVNTLGELPRLTRAKRGAMVGLARTGDLYEPSGFIRVNLAATLPEQHAVIAVTSPRPAEGKSTVVATTAASYSSAGKRVLVIDLDLHRPSQQEYWSVAGRPWVALPGNTVPLRCDVTLAIEHPSQASALDVGGGIHVLPAGETGRKAASLLSRPDLPDLLRRWAQNYDIVIIDTPPVLALADAYVIGRSLDGMMLVVESGETSVPEVQRVLTTFASTGTPLMGVVINMVNRSNQGYYYNYNYHSRLTPPATPSR, encoded by the coding sequence ATGACCCTGAACCCCGACGCGCCCAACCGTAATTCCGACGACATCGATCTCCTGCAGGTCCTCGAGACCCTGCGCCGCGCCTGGGTGCCGCTGGCCGTGACGCCGGTCGCACTGGCGGCCGGCACGTTCCTGCTCAGCAGCCGTCAGGCGCCCACCTTCGAGTCCGGCACCAGCCTGATGTCCAGCATGCCCGACACCTCCAACGACACCCTCAAGGGCGCGTCCGTCACCGCCAGCCAGCTGCCGCAGGGCGCGGTGGACGAGGTCATCCACTCCCGCGCGAGCGTCACCCGCATCCTCGACATCATCGGGAAGTCCGACCTGCCCGCCCCCATCAAGGCGAAGATCGGCTCGGACCTGAGTAACGAGCTCGCCAACGACCGCTACGCCCGCGTGACCGTCAAGGCCCGCCTGGACCAGCAGCAGCGCGGCGTGTACGACCTGAAGGCCAGCGCCGAGAGCCCCGAGGCGGCCCGCGTGCTCGCCAACGCCGCCGCGAGCGCCCTGCTCGCCTGGGACGTGGAACGCGCCCGCAGCGGCGTCGCCCGCGCCCGCGAGAACCTGCAGCGGCAACTCGACAACCTCAACGCCCGCCTCGGCGCGCTCACGCCCGGCAGCCTCGAGGCGCAGAGCCTCGTGGCCGCCCGCGGGCAACTGCTGCTCAACCTCTCGCAGGCGACCGTCTTCGAGGAGGGCGCCAGCGGGAACCTCACGCTGCTGTCCGAGGCGAACGCCCCGCGCCGGCCCGTGTCCCCCAAACCCCTGCGGAACGCCGCGCTGGTGTTCCTGCTCAGCCTGTTCGCCGGGGCGGGCGTGGCCCTGCTTGTGGACGCCCTGCGCCGCCGCGTCCGGAACGCCAGCGACCTGCTGCAACTCGGCGTGAACACCCTGGGGGAACTCCCGCGCCTGACGCGCGCCAAGCGCGGCGCGATGGTCGGCCTCGCCCGCACCGGGGACCTGTACGAACCCAGCGGCTTCATCCGCGTGAACCTCGCCGCCACCCTCCCCGAGCAGCACGCCGTCATCGCCGTCACCAGCCCCCGCCCCGCCGAGGGCAAGAGCACGGTCGTCGCCACCACCGCCGCGTCCTACAGCTCCGCCGGGAAGCGCGTCCTGGTGATCGACCTCGACCTGCACCGCCCCTCGCAGCAGGAGTACTGGTCCGTCGCCGGCCGCCCCTGGGTGGCGCTGCCCGGCAACACCGTCCCGCTGCGCTGCGACGTCACCCTCGCCATCGAGCACCCCAGCCAGGCCAGCGCGCTGGACGTCGGCGGCGGCATTCACGTCCTGCCGGCCGGCGAGACCGGCCGCAAGGCCGCCAGCCTGCTGTCCCGCCCGGACCTGCCGGACCTGCTGCGCCGCTGGGCGCAGAACTACGACATCGTCATCATCGACACGCCGCCCGTCCTGGCGCTCGCGGACGCCTACGTGATCGGCCGTTCCCTCGACGGCATGATGCTCGTCGTGGAAAGCGGGGAGACCAGCGTGCCCGAGGTGCAGCGCGTCCTGACCACCTTCGCCAGCACCGGCACGCCCCTGATGGGCGTCGTGATCAACATGGTCAACCGCAGCAACCAGGGGTACTACTACAACTACAACTACCACAGCCGCCTGACCCCGCCGGCCACGCCGTCCCGCTGA
- a CDS encoding EAL domain-containing protein, translating to MLRGTLLLDAAGRVVGRSGWVPGAGPGQLQPGELYLPGAAQGDSAALRALAGGIAQVLEGQLPVYRQAWQEPQGSGTVQVDRWDAGSAAGGALVSWVLEDPSGDGTPIAGGAAGAAEVGADASLRALFDHFEQAVLLVDRAWRLTYLNPAARRFVRPEVTTRPLGSTLWEVFPRVLSAGVDGALRRAMAGGRPFRQTVHLAAVDQWFEVSVHPHRGGLQVSFQDVTARRWAEQEQAAHTEVLESALRGAPLSRLLEMVGRHLEVACPGYLSLVMLLDATDGRLRAAAAPSLPASLWPALQVPAEVGMGACGTAAALDRRVVVTDMFNDPFCEVYRDLIVKHDLRAVVSLPLHDRAGQVTGTVALFARQRGAFPDAVLGTLEQTRHAAAMVVSHARALAALGHQANLDVVTGAANRLRLEEVLGERLRLGPFPLSVLAVNTGNLEAISEQLGHDAGDLLLAETARRLTALCGPDELLAKLSAGQFIVVLPATDRAQAEVRAQACADAVRSPLTVKGRRLSLSPKVGLHVVEGPGSALSAAQFVQYADLARRSLRPGGADVAVFEWGLLESSRQRFEIATALRDALAEGQLTLHYQPKVRLDSGALFGVEALLRWQHPELGNVRPDVFIPIAEETGLITRIGHWVLREACRQGAAWRAGAYPSLQVAVNVSAVQFSDGGFVEVVRDALRETGLPPGALELEVTESVVMQGTARVLARLRALRDLGVSVSIDDFGTGYSSLSYLPSLPVSALKIDRSFVSPARPESGTVAVLEAIATIAQQLGVETVAEGVETEEQFLLVRSLGCQYAQGYLFGRPRAAHEGLGLSFTPQGGVAGARAVPAAAYQRVLEQLLPCQSEEAFRERLSEAVGALRSELVRVDPRDPLAVAWQGGPDHAGFGAFQAFRANVAHIAGTVVNLEQHRQLYRLAQRLTGAGEEALTLGSASLEFCRMFHARGLMGLRVRAGQLVREPAWDAGTPAARTFTAEDLRRVRAGELIVEPDGALVPVAGKYAVRVAFWLSLPGATWQAGELGLLRQASFLLGAEYERVQSERYRRAVLELHRELLRCPVEDAYLLLLRKAIELTPGAQRGSFLVRTDGPFRYAASVGYPAAELQDVQYDAQALRDEWYGLGEEAWNAGRPRVLRGGTITAQGSGYYRGETWTPEPLPSLADITANIGVPVLSGGEVYGFLNIDSGADVDAFGEDSVVVVQAFAAQAALLLHEASLRAQIHLAARTDLLTGLPNRRAFTETLGREVSRARRHGEPLSLIVADIRRFKSVNDQLGHPVGDEALVLVARVLRDTVRTEDTVFRWGGDEFAVLLPRTPADAAGLVRARLRAALKAEPFPLGPLELNMGTATLGGADLNGEQLLQEADMAMYREKRGS from the coding sequence ATGCTGAGGGGAACGCTGCTGCTGGACGCCGCCGGGCGCGTGGTCGGCCGCTCCGGATGGGTGCCGGGGGCGGGCCCGGGCCAGCTGCAGCCCGGAGAGCTGTACCTGCCGGGAGCGGCGCAGGGCGACTCCGCGGCGCTGCGGGCCCTGGCGGGCGGAATCGCGCAGGTGCTGGAGGGGCAGCTGCCCGTCTACCGGCAGGCGTGGCAGGAGCCGCAGGGGTCGGGCACCGTGCAGGTGGACCGCTGGGACGCCGGTTCCGCGGCCGGAGGGGCGCTGGTGTCGTGGGTGCTGGAGGACCCGTCGGGCGACGGAACCCCGATTGCCGGTGGTGCTGCCGGCGCGGCGGAGGTGGGGGCGGACGCGTCGCTGCGGGCGCTGTTCGATCATTTCGAGCAGGCGGTGCTGCTGGTGGACCGGGCGTGGCGCCTGACGTACCTGAATCCGGCCGCGCGGCGCTTCGTGCGGCCGGAGGTGACGACCCGGCCGCTGGGCTCAACGCTGTGGGAGGTCTTCCCGCGGGTGCTGTCGGCCGGCGTGGACGGCGCGCTGCGCCGCGCCATGGCCGGTGGGCGGCCGTTCCGCCAGACCGTGCACCTGGCGGCGGTGGATCAGTGGTTCGAGGTGAGCGTCCACCCGCACCGGGGGGGGCTGCAGGTGTCGTTCCAGGATGTCACGGCGCGCCGCTGGGCGGAGCAGGAACAGGCGGCGCATACCGAGGTGCTGGAATCGGCCCTGAGGGGAGCGCCGCTGTCTCGCCTGCTGGAGATGGTGGGCCGCCACCTGGAAGTGGCGTGTCCGGGGTACCTGAGCCTGGTGATGCTGCTGGACGCCACGGACGGGCGGTTGCGGGCGGCGGCGGCGCCGAGCCTGCCGGCGTCCCTGTGGCCCGCGTTGCAGGTGCCGGCGGAGGTGGGGATGGGCGCCTGCGGGACGGCGGCGGCCCTGGACCGCCGGGTGGTGGTGACGGACATGTTCAACGATCCGTTCTGCGAGGTGTACCGGGACCTGATCGTGAAGCACGACCTGCGGGCGGTGGTGTCGCTGCCGCTGCACGACCGGGCGGGGCAGGTGACGGGCACGGTGGCGCTGTTCGCGCGGCAGCGGGGGGCGTTCCCGGACGCGGTGCTGGGCACGCTGGAGCAGACCCGGCACGCGGCGGCGATGGTGGTGAGTCACGCGCGGGCACTCGCGGCGCTGGGGCACCAGGCGAACCTGGACGTGGTGACGGGCGCCGCGAACCGGCTGCGGCTGGAAGAGGTGCTTGGAGAGCGGCTGCGGCTGGGGCCGTTCCCGCTGTCGGTGCTGGCCGTGAACACCGGGAACCTCGAGGCGATCAGCGAGCAGCTGGGGCACGACGCGGGGGACCTGCTGCTCGCCGAGACGGCGCGGCGGCTGACGGCCCTGTGCGGGCCGGACGAGCTGCTGGCGAAACTGTCCGCCGGGCAGTTCATCGTGGTGCTGCCCGCCACGGACCGGGCGCAGGCGGAGGTGCGCGCGCAGGCGTGCGCGGACGCGGTGCGGTCACCGCTGACGGTGAAGGGCCGGCGGCTGTCTCTCAGTCCGAAGGTGGGGCTGCACGTGGTGGAGGGCCCCGGCTCAGCGCTGAGCGCCGCGCAGTTCGTGCAGTACGCGGACCTGGCGCGGCGGTCGCTGCGGCCCGGCGGGGCGGACGTGGCGGTGTTCGAGTGGGGACTGCTCGAATCGTCCCGGCAGCGTTTCGAGATTGCCACGGCGCTGCGCGACGCGCTGGCCGAGGGGCAGTTGACCCTGCATTACCAGCCGAAGGTGCGGCTCGATTCGGGCGCGCTGTTCGGGGTGGAGGCCCTGCTGCGCTGGCAGCATCCGGAGCTGGGGAACGTGCGGCCGGACGTGTTCATTCCCATCGCGGAGGAGACGGGGCTGATCACGCGGATCGGCCACTGGGTGCTGCGTGAGGCCTGCCGGCAGGGCGCGGCGTGGCGGGCGGGGGCGTACCCGTCGCTGCAGGTGGCGGTGAATGTCTCGGCGGTGCAGTTCAGTGACGGGGGATTCGTGGAGGTCGTCAGGGACGCGCTGCGCGAGACGGGGCTGCCGCCGGGAGCGCTGGAGCTGGAGGTGACGGAAAGCGTGGTGATGCAGGGGACCGCGCGGGTGCTCGCGCGGCTCCGGGCGCTGCGGGACCTGGGGGTGTCGGTGTCGATCGATGATTTCGGGACCGGGTACTCCAGCCTGAGTTACCTGCCGAGCCTGCCGGTGAGCGCCCTGAAGATCGACCGGTCGTTCGTGTCGCCGGCCCGGCCGGAGAGCGGCACGGTCGCGGTGCTGGAGGCCATCGCGACCATCGCGCAGCAGCTGGGCGTGGAAACGGTCGCCGAGGGCGTGGAGACCGAGGAGCAGTTCCTGCTGGTGCGTTCGCTGGGCTGTCAGTACGCCCAGGGGTACCTGTTCGGGCGGCCGCGGGCGGCGCATGAGGGGCTGGGGCTCAGCTTCACGCCGCAGGGGGGCGTGGCGGGCGCGCGGGCCGTGCCGGCAGCGGCGTACCAGCGGGTGCTCGAGCAGCTGCTGCCCTGTCAGAGCGAGGAGGCGTTCCGGGAGCGGCTGTCCGAGGCGGTGGGGGCGCTGCGCAGTGAACTGGTCCGGGTGGATCCGCGGGACCCGCTGGCCGTGGCGTGGCAGGGCGGGCCGGACCACGCCGGGTTCGGGGCGTTCCAGGCGTTCCGCGCGAACGTGGCGCACATCGCGGGAACCGTCGTGAACCTCGAGCAGCACCGGCAGCTGTACCGGCTGGCGCAGCGGCTGACCGGGGCGGGCGAGGAGGCGCTCACGCTGGGCAGCGCGTCGCTGGAATTCTGCCGGATGTTCCACGCGCGGGGCCTGATGGGCCTGCGGGTCCGGGCGGGACAGCTGGTGCGCGAACCGGCCTGGGACGCCGGGACGCCCGCCGCGCGGACGTTCACAGCCGAGGACCTGCGGCGGGTGCGGGCGGGCGAACTGATCGTCGAGCCGGACGGCGCGCTCGTGCCGGTGGCGGGGAAGTACGCGGTGCGGGTGGCGTTCTGGCTGTCCCTGCCGGGCGCGACGTGGCAGGCCGGCGAGCTGGGCCTGCTGCGTCAGGCGTCGTTCCTGCTCGGAGCGGAGTACGAGCGCGTGCAGTCCGAACGCTACCGCCGGGCGGTGCTGGAGCTGCACCGGGAGCTGCTGCGCTGCCCGGTGGAGGACGCCTACCTGCTGCTGCTGCGCAAGGCGATCGAGTTGACGCCCGGCGCGCAGCGCGGGTCCTTCCTGGTGCGCACGGACGGACCGTTCCGGTACGCGGCGTCGGTGGGGTACCCGGCCGCGGAGTTGCAGGACGTGCAGTACGACGCGCAGGCGCTGCGCGACGAGTGGTACGGGCTGGGTGAGGAGGCGTGGAACGCGGGCCGGCCGCGCGTGCTGCGCGGCGGCACGATCACCGCGCAGGGCAGCGGGTACTACCGTGGGGAGACGTGGACGCCCGAACCGCTGCCGAGCCTGGCGGACATCACCGCGAACATCGGCGTGCCGGTCCTGTCGGGCGGGGAGGTGTACGGTTTCCTGAACATCGACAGCGGCGCGGACGTGGACGCCTTCGGGGAGGATTCGGTGGTGGTCGTGCAGGCCTTCGCGGCGCAGGCGGCGCTGCTGCTGCACGAGGCGAGCCTGCGGGCGCAGATTCACCTGGCGGCCCGCACGGACCTGCTGACGGGCCTGCCGAACCGCCGGGCGTTCACGGAGACCCTCGGCCGGGAGGTGTCGCGGGCGCGCCGGCACGGGGAGCCGCTGTCGCTGATCGTGGCGGACATCCGCCGCTTCAAGAGCGTGAACGACCAGCTGGGGCACCCGGTGGGGGACGAGGCGCTGGTGCTGGTCGCGCGGGTCCTGCGGGACACGGTCCGCACTGAGGACACGGTGTTCCGCTGGGGCGGTGACGAGTTCGCGGTGCTGCTGCCGCGCACGCCGGCAGACGCGGCGGGACTGGTGCGGGCGCGGCTGCGGGCCGCGCTGAAAGCCGAACCGTTCCCGCTGGGGCCGCTGGAACTGAACATGGGAACCGCGACCCTGGGGGGAGCGGACCTGAACGGGGAGCAGCTGCTGCAGGAGGCGGACATGGCGATGTACCGGGAGAAGCGAGGCTCCTGA
- a CDS encoding exopolysaccharide biosynthesis polyprenyl glycosylphosphotransferase, whose protein sequence is MVLKPPSHSSSGEWPTDTPLHERNLTRTRRANAFLRRRLLNAAALLGGNLAAWTAAWAAMQALVPTLSPPAVRWEALFVLHAILMVGGKLLPGWGLGAVAELRYTVQLTALLLLGSSLSGFITHRSLVREGPNLLLLVLLIPLLLLARSLVKSLLLRRGAWGVPVVVYGGAATGERVICALQQEPGLGYHPVAVYDDATQRQDTRVAGVPVAGPTSSWTYETPVAILAMPGAPRARQVQLLDGPLSVYRSVIVIPDLFDVQSLWARTQDLGGILGVRLNQKLADPVARRTKRLLDLTAVTVTAPVWVPLCLLIGLLIWLEDRQSPLFLQPRVGLGGVTFNTWKFRTMLPDAEAVLQTRLAQDAALREEWEANFKLRRDPRITRTGRFLRKTSLDELPQLVNVLKGEMALVGPRPLPAYHHDLLPAFVQHLRREMRPGMTGLWQVSGRSDAGNDGMIQHDPYYVRNWSVWLDAVILLRTFRAVLRSAGAY, encoded by the coding sequence ATGGTGCTCAAGCCACCCTCACATTCATCTTCCGGAGAGTGGCCCACGGATACACCCCTGCACGAGCGCAACCTGACCCGCACACGCCGCGCCAACGCCTTCCTGCGCCGCCGCCTCCTGAACGCCGCCGCGCTGCTCGGCGGGAACCTCGCCGCGTGGACCGCCGCGTGGGCCGCCATGCAGGCCCTGGTGCCCACACTGAGCCCGCCGGCCGTCCGCTGGGAGGCGCTGTTCGTCCTGCATGCCATCCTGATGGTCGGCGGGAAACTGCTGCCCGGCTGGGGCCTGGGCGCGGTCGCGGAACTGCGGTACACCGTGCAGCTCACGGCGCTGCTGCTGCTCGGCAGCAGCCTGTCCGGGTTCATCACGCACCGGAGCCTCGTGCGGGAAGGGCCGAACCTGCTGCTGCTGGTCCTGCTCATCCCGCTGCTGCTGCTCGCCCGCAGTCTCGTCAAGAGCCTGCTGCTGCGGCGCGGCGCGTGGGGCGTGCCGGTCGTCGTGTACGGCGGCGCCGCCACCGGCGAGCGCGTCATCTGCGCCCTGCAGCAGGAACCCGGCCTGGGCTACCACCCGGTCGCCGTGTACGACGACGCCACCCAGCGTCAGGACACCCGGGTGGCGGGCGTGCCGGTCGCCGGTCCCACCAGCTCCTGGACGTACGAGACGCCCGTCGCGATTCTCGCGATGCCCGGCGCTCCCCGCGCCCGGCAGGTGCAGCTGCTCGACGGGCCGCTCAGCGTGTACCGCAGCGTCATCGTGATTCCCGACCTGTTCGACGTGCAGTCCCTCTGGGCGCGCACGCAGGACCTCGGCGGGATTCTCGGCGTGCGCCTCAACCAGAAGCTCGCCGATCCGGTCGCGCGGCGCACCAAACGCCTGCTCGACCTGACCGCCGTGACCGTGACCGCGCCCGTCTGGGTTCCGCTGTGCCTGCTCATCGGCCTGCTGATCTGGCTGGAGGACCGCCAGAGCCCGCTGTTCCTGCAGCCCCGCGTGGGCCTGGGCGGCGTGACCTTCAACACCTGGAAGTTCCGGACCATGCTCCCGGACGCCGAGGCGGTCCTGCAGACGCGCCTCGCGCAGGACGCCGCGCTGCGCGAGGAGTGGGAAGCGAACTTCAAGTTACGGCGCGACCCGCGCATTACCCGCACCGGCCGGTTCCTGCGCAAGACCAGCCTCGACGAACTCCCGCAACTCGTGAACGTCCTGAAAGGGGAGATGGCCCTCGTCGGCCCCCGCCCCCTGCCCGCCTACCACCACGACCTCCTGCCTGCCTTCGTGCAGCACCTGCGCCGCGAGATGCGTCCCGGCATGACCGGCCTGTGGCAGGTCTCCGGCCGCAGCGACGCCGGGAACGACGGCATGATCCAGCACGACCCGTACTACGTCCGCAACTGGTCCGTCTGGCTCGACGCCGTGATCCTGCTGCGCACCTTCCGCGCGGTGCTGCGCAGCGCCGGCGCCTACTGA
- a CDS encoding diguanylate cyclase, producing MPVRRSLERQLLLGFILPVLAIITVTVLSLTAFQEYRRSALLVTHTRDVIEQVRNLQVLERQWLIRPDETSRRTFDRTWADTFSLLRDSPAQQRRLQQWRDALFGAQDTDLAARLQQNLPVARELVSVENALLAERRALTQRRVDAAQWAVLIGLPLTALLGAALGLLMLRRVRSLTGPLLLATERVRAGDLSVRVPVRGQDELSVIAAHFNDMTASLQRTLQEQQVLQRTLEARVESLVQASTTELHALSQLGVFMQACEAQGEAADVIARVAPALFPAGGSVSLLAESRNVLERLAAWGAAPGGGTWLPEECWASRLGSDHAAGPDLPAPRCRHDRAAGGTLCLTLSAQGETLGVVTLQFPDGRAALEAGDLARRFADRLALALANLRLKETLRHQSVRDPLTGLYNRRYFEETGTRELARAYRQGWPLSILMLDVDHFKQFNDVHGHAVGDMVLRRLGHVLGRLFREEDVVCRYGGEEFVVMLPNCAPDAARERAETLRSAAQALVLSAPDSGGLTVTVSVGVTTTTADRGDLTVLVRQADQALYRAKAQGRNRIAVHQAD from the coding sequence ATGCCTGTACGCCGGTCCCTGGAACGGCAGCTCCTGCTGGGGTTCATCCTGCCGGTGCTGGCCATCATCACGGTGACCGTGCTGAGTCTGACGGCATTTCAGGAGTACCGGCGCAGCGCCCTGCTGGTCACGCACACCCGCGACGTGATCGAACAGGTGCGCAACCTGCAGGTGCTCGAACGTCAGTGGCTGATCAGGCCCGACGAGACCAGCCGGCGGACCTTCGACCGCACCTGGGCGGACACCTTCTCGCTGTTGCGGGACAGCCCGGCGCAGCAGCGTCGCCTGCAGCAGTGGCGGGACGCGCTGTTCGGGGCGCAGGACACGGACCTGGCCGCGCGCCTGCAGCAGAACCTGCCGGTCGCGCGGGAACTGGTGTCGGTCGAGAACGCGCTGCTCGCCGAGCGGCGGGCCCTCACGCAGCGCCGTGTCGACGCGGCGCAGTGGGCGGTGCTGATCGGTCTGCCGCTCACGGCGCTGCTCGGCGCGGCCCTGGGCCTGCTGATGCTGCGCCGCGTCCGGTCCCTGACCGGGCCGCTGCTGCTGGCCACCGAGCGCGTGCGGGCCGGTGACCTGAGCGTGCGCGTGCCGGTCCGGGGGCAGGACGAGCTGAGCGTCATCGCCGCGCACTTCAACGACATGACCGCGTCGCTGCAGCGGACCCTGCAGGAGCAGCAGGTTCTGCAGCGCACCCTGGAAGCGCGGGTGGAGAGCCTCGTGCAGGCCAGCACCACCGAACTGCACGCCCTCAGTCAGCTGGGCGTGTTCATGCAGGCCTGCGAGGCGCAGGGCGAGGCGGCGGACGTGATCGCCCGGGTCGCGCCGGCGCTGTTCCCGGCCGGTGGGAGCGTGTCGCTGCTGGCGGAATCCCGCAACGTACTCGAACGGCTGGCCGCGTGGGGCGCCGCGCCGGGCGGGGGAACGTGGCTGCCGGAGGAATGCTGGGCGTCACGCCTGGGTTCGGACCACGCGGCCGGCCCGGACCTGCCCGCCCCGCGCTGCCGGCACGACCGCGCGGCGGGCGGCACGCTGTGCCTGACGCTCAGCGCGCAGGGCGAGACGCTGGGCGTGGTGACGCTGCAGTTCCCGGACGGCCGGGCCGCGCTGGAGGCCGGGGACCTGGCGCGGCGTTTCGCGGACCGTCTGGCGCTCGCGCTGGCGAACCTGCGCCTCAAGGAGACGCTGCGGCACCAGAGTGTGCGTGATCCGCTGACCGGGCTGTACAACCGCCGTTACTTCGAGGAGACCGGCACCCGCGAGCTGGCCCGCGCGTACCGGCAGGGCTGGCCGCTCAGCATCCTGATGCTGGACGTGGATCACTTCAAGCAGTTCAACGACGTGCACGGGCACGCGGTGGGCGACATGGTGCTGCGCCGGCTGGGGCACGTGCTGGGCCGGCTGTTCCGGGAGGAGGACGTCGTGTGCCGTTACGGCGGGGAGGAGTTCGTGGTCATGCTGCCCAACTGCGCGCCCGACGCGGCCCGGGAGCGTGCCGAGACGCTCCGGTCCGCCGCGCAGGCCCTGGTGCTGTCCGCCCCGGACAGCGGCGGCCTGACGGTCACCGTGTCGGTCGGGGTGACGACGACCACCGCAGACCGCGGTGACCTGACCGTGCTGGTCCGGCAGGCGGACCAGGCGCTGTACCGGGCCAAGGCGCAGGGCCGCAACCGGATCGCCGTTCATCAGGCCGACTGA
- a CDS encoding O-antigen ligase family protein: MTHPPTLQPPVTGPPGPHTPSPTLRSRAARTAEWAALLAACLTIAWGPLAQGSAFGWGFSGLILLGSVTVALTLIASGLRGRLDLPNPLMTLSALAFLGWVWISADQAPDRLEGLRWAGIWTATLGTALSVHALARTHARQQTVLTAFLLTGGAAVTLALLQGQGHLIPGFTYLDGVPEKILTGPYFHPSHYSGYLITVAALTSTVLLNTRPGWHTLPVLALAAGVQYTNLFTDGSSIPAVMLAAAVPVIVWAWKHRPWAGVTLTAAALAAATWIVITLTTPAGQAQFDTYSKRIGISQSFETFIEVRKAIHRFGTALIETQPLTGIGPGQWATEFQTVRAPVTDHPFRQYVDGQYVNYAHSDYLMVAVELGLIGAALLSITLLVSLIGRGWTSLAMTGAAILPVYLFTGLYDSHLSAIPGTMIGAYVLIFSVRDLRPAPPDRPGVPASTAVDLNF, encoded by the coding sequence ATGACCCACCCACCCACACTCCAACCACCCGTGACCGGCCCGCCCGGCCCACACACGCCCTCCCCCACCCTGCGCTCCCGCGCTGCCCGCACCGCCGAATGGGCCGCGCTGCTCGCCGCGTGCCTGACCATCGCCTGGGGTCCGCTGGCACAGGGCAGCGCCTTCGGCTGGGGTTTCAGCGGCCTGATCCTGCTCGGCAGCGTCACCGTCGCCCTGACCCTGATCGCCAGCGGCCTGCGCGGCCGCCTGGACCTGCCCAACCCCCTGATGACCCTGAGCGCCCTGGCGTTCCTGGGCTGGGTGTGGATCAGCGCCGACCAGGCCCCCGACCGCCTCGAAGGGCTGCGCTGGGCCGGCATCTGGACCGCCACCCTCGGCACCGCCCTGAGCGTGCACGCCCTGGCCCGCACGCACGCGCGGCAGCAGACGGTCCTCACGGCGTTCCTGCTGACCGGCGGCGCCGCCGTCACCCTGGCCCTCCTGCAGGGGCAGGGGCACCTGATCCCCGGCTTCACGTACCTGGACGGCGTACCCGAGAAGATCCTGACCGGCCCGTACTTCCACCCGAGCCACTACAGCGGCTACCTGATCACCGTCGCCGCCCTGACGAGTACCGTCCTGCTGAACACCCGCCCCGGCTGGCACACCCTGCCCGTCCTGGCACTGGCGGCCGGAGTGCAGTACACGAACCTGTTCACGGACGGCAGCTCCATTCCGGCCGTCATGCTGGCCGCCGCCGTGCCCGTGATCGTGTGGGCCTGGAAGCACCGCCCCTGGGCCGGAGTGACCCTGACTGCCGCCGCCCTGGCCGCCGCCACGTGGATCGTGATCACCCTGACGACACCCGCCGGGCAGGCGCAGTTCGACACGTACAGCAAGCGGATCGGGATCAGTCAGTCGTTCGAAACGTTCATCGAGGTTCGAAAGGCCATTCACCGCTTCGGCACGGCCCTGATAGAGACTCAGCCCCTTACCGGCATCGGTCCCGGCCAGTGGGCCACCGAGTTTCAGACTGTCCGCGCGCCCGTCACCGACCATCCTTTCAGACAGTACGTCGACGGCCAGTACGTCAACTACGCCCACAGTGACTACCTGATGGTTGCCGTCGAACTTGGCCTGATCGGTGCGGCGCTGCTGTCCATAACACTACTGGTCAGCCTGATCGGGCGCGGCTGGACGTCCCTCGCCATGACCGGTGCGGCCATCCTGCCCGTCTACCTGTTCACGGGCCTGTACGACAGCCACCTGAGCGCCATCCCCGGCACCATGATCGGCGCGTACGTGTTGATTTTCAGTGTACGTGACCTTCGGCCCGCCCCACCCGACCGACCTGGAGTTCCCGCGTCGACTGCCGTGGATCTGAACTTCTGA